One window of Triticum dicoccoides isolate Atlit2015 ecotype Zavitan unplaced genomic scaffold, WEW_v2.0 scaffold49452, whole genome shotgun sequence genomic DNA carries:
- the LOC119346753 gene encoding protein NRT1/ PTR FAMILY 5.10-like has protein sequence MEDTKVPFLPGTDESPLAGVSDYRGRPVYRSTSGGWRSALFVVVLEVASGFAFYGVQANLIMFLTGPLGHSNAAAAMAVNAWVGTASIMPLLGAFVADSWLGRYRSIILAFTLYVLVMSIVLAPSATVD, from the exons ATGGAGGATACGAAGGTCCCGTTTCTTCCTGGTACGGATGAGTCGCCACTCGCCGGCGTCTCCGACTACCGCGGCCGCCCGGTGTACCGCAGCACATCTGGCGGCTGGCGCTCGGCCCTCTTCGTCGTCG TGCTGGAGGTCGCTAGCGGTTTCGCCTTCTACGGCGTGCAGGCCAACCTCATCATGTTCCTAACAGGGCCTTTAGGCCATTCTAACGCCGCGGCGGCAATGGCCGTGAACGCCTGGGTTGGGACGGCCAGCATCATGCCACTGCTAGGAGCCTTCGTAGCCGACTCCTGGCTGGGGCGCTACCGATCCATCATACTCGCCTTCACGCTCTACGTCCTGGTAATGTCTATAGTTTTAGCTCCATCGGCAACAGTTGATTAG